A genomic segment from Canis lupus baileyi chromosome 31, mCanLup2.hap1, whole genome shotgun sequence encodes:
- the LOC140622301 gene encoding U2 small nuclear ribonucleoprotein B'': protein MDIRPNHTIYINNMNDKIKKEELKRSLYALFSQFGHVVDIVALKTMKMRGQAFVIFKELGSSTNALRQLQGFPFYGKPMRIQYAKTDSDIISKMRGTFADKEKKKEKKKAKTVEQTATTASKKPGQGTPNAANTQGNSTPNPQVPDYPPNYILFLNNLPEETNEMMLSMLFNQFPGFKEVRLVPGRHDIAFVEFENDGQAGAARDALQGFKITPSHAMKITYAKK, encoded by the coding sequence ATGGATATCAGACCAAATCATACAATTTACATTAACAATatgaatgacaaaattaaaaaagaagaattgaaGAGATCCCTATACGCCCTGTTTTCTCAGTTTGGCCATGTGGTAGATATTGTAGCTTTAAAGACCATGAAGATGAGGGGGCAagcctttgttatttttaaggaacTGGGCTCATCCACAAATGCCTTGAGACAGTTACAAGGATTTCCATTTTATGGCAAACCAATGCGAATCCAGTATGCAAAAACAGATTCGGATATAATATCTAAAATGCGTGGCACTTTTGctgacaaagaaaagaagaaggaaaagaaaaaagcaaaaactgtggaacagactGCAACCACTGCAAGCAAAAAGCCTGGTCAGGGAACACCAAATGCAGCAAATACCCAAGGAAATTCAACACCAAATCCTCAGGTCCCTGATTACCCTCCAAACTATATTTTATTCCTCAACAATTTACCAGAAGAGACTAATGAGATGATGTTGTCTATGCTGTTTAATCAGTTTCCGGGCTTCAAAGAAGTACGTTTGGTACCCGGAAGGCATGACATTGCTTTTGTTGAATTTGAAAATGATGGACAGGCTGGAGCTGCCAGGGATGCTTTACAGGGATTTAAAATCACACCGTCCCATGCCATGAAGATCACATATGCCAAAAAATAA